The Glycine soja cultivar W05 chromosome 3, ASM419377v2, whole genome shotgun sequence genome window below encodes:
- the LOC114406375 gene encoding G-type lectin S-receptor-like serine/threonine-protein kinase LECRK3, protein MASSLLLFFLFCSVILLPFVVAQTKTNIAIGDSHTAGKSTTPWLVSSPSGDFAFGFLPLEATPDHFILCIWYANIQDRTIVWFANRDNKPAPKGSKVELSADDGLVLTAPNGDKLWNTGGFTARVSSGVFNDTGNLVLLDGASSSTWESFDDYRDTLLPSQTMERGQKLSSKLRRNDFNIGRFELFFQNDGNLVMHSINLPSEYVNANYYASGTIESNTSSAGTQLVFDRSGDVYILRDNKEKYNLSDGGSISTTQFYLRATLDFDGVFTLYQHPKGSSGSVGWTPVWSHPDNICKDYLSAASSGVCGYNSICSLGDYKRPICKCPKWYSLVDPNDPNGSCKPDFVQSCSEDELSQREDLYDFEVLIDTDWPLSDYVLQKPFTEEQCRQSCMEDCLCSVAIFRLGDSCWKKKLPLSNGRVDATLNGAKAFMKVRKDNSSLVVPPIIVKKNSRNTLIVLLSGSACLNLILVGAICLSSFYVFWCKKKLRRVGKSGTNVETNLRCFTYEELEEATNGFEKVLGKGAFGIVYEGVINMGSLTLVAVKRLNTFLLEEVQKEFKNELNVIGLTHHKNLVRLLGFCETQDERLLVYEYMSNGTLASLVFNVEKPSWKLRLQIATGVARGLLYLHEECSTQIIHCDIKPQNILLDDYYNARISDFGLAKILNMNQSRTNTAIRGTKGYVALEWFKNMPITAKVDVYSYGVLLLEIVSCRKSVEFEADEEKAILTEWAFDCYTEGVLHDLVENDKEALDDMKTLEKLVMIALWCVQEDPGLRPTMRNVTQMLEGVVEVQIPPCPSSQLSIQCSLD, encoded by the coding sequence ATGGCTTCctctttgcttctttttttcctcttctgCTCAGTGATTTTGCTACCCTTTGTTGTAGCTCAAACCAAAACCAACATAGCCATTGGTGATTCTCATACTGCAGGAAAAAGCACAACCCCATGGTTGGTTTCATCACCTTCTGGTGACTTTGCCTTTGGTTTCCTCCCACTTGAGGCCACTCCTGATCATTTCATACTTTGCATTTGGTATGCCAACATTCAAGACAGAACCATAGTTTGGTTTGCCAATAGGGACAACAAGCCTGCACCAAAGGGCTCAAAAGTTGAGCTTTCTGCTGATGATGGGTTGGTTCTCACTGCCCCAAATGGTGATAAGTTATGGAACACTGGTGGCTTCACTGCTAGAGTTTCTAGTGGTGTGTTCAATGACACTGGCAACCTTGTGCTTCTTGATGGTGCCTCCAGCAGTACTTGGGAGAGTTTTGATGATTATAGAGACACCTTGCTGCCTTCTCAGACTATGGAAAGGGGTCAGAAGCTTTCTTCTAAACTTAGGAGGAATGACTTCAACATTGGCAGGTTTGAGCTCTTTTTCCAAAATGATGGTAATCTTGTGATGCACTCTATAAATTTGCCATCTGAGTATGTTAATGCTAACTACTATGCAAGTGGAACCATTGAGTCCAACACATCAAGTGCTGGGACTCAATTGGTGTTTGATAGGTCAGGAGATGTGTATATTTTGAGAGACAACAAAGAAAAGTATAACTTGTCAGATGGGGGTTCTATTTCCACCACTCAATTTTACCTTAGAGCAACTCTTGATTTTGATGGGGTGTTCACACTCTATCAACATCCAAAGGGTTCTTCTGGGAGTGTAGGTTGGACCCCAGTGTGGTCTCATCCAGATAATATATGTAAGGATTATCTTTCTGCTGCAAGTAGTGGCGTTTGTGGATATAATAGCATTTGCAGTTTGGGAGATTATAAGAGGCCAATTTGTAAGTGTCCAAAATGGTACTCACTGGTTGATCCTAATGATCCTAATGGTAGCTGCAAACCGGATTTTGTACAATCATGTTCAGAAGATGAACTTAGTCAAAGAGAGGATCTATATGATTTTGAGGTGTTGATAGATACTGATTGGCCTCTTTCAGATTATGTGCTGCAAAAACCCTTCACTGAAGAACAATGCAGACAATCTTGTATGGAAGATTGTTTGTGTTCTGTTGCTATTTTCAGGTTAGGTGACAGCTGCTGGAAGAAGAAGTTGCCACTTTCAAATGGTAGAGTTGATGCCACACTTAATGGTGCAAAGGCCTTCATGAAAGTGAGGAAAGACAACTCCTCCTTGGTTGTTCCTCCAATCATTGTGAAAAAGAATAGTAGGAACACTTTGATTGTGCTTTTGAGTGGTTCTGCTTGTCTCAATCTAATATTGGTTGGAGCAATCTGCTTGAgcagtttttatgttttttggtgCAAGAAGAAGCTTAGAAGAGTTGGCAAAAGTGGCACTAATGTGGAAACCAATTTGCGTTGCTTCACTTATGAGGAACTTGAAGAAGCTACCAATGGCTTTGAGAAAGTGCTAGGAAAGGGAGCTTTTGGTATTGTGTACGAAGGAGTCATCAACATGGGTTCCCTTACTCTCGTGGCAGTAAAAAGGTTGAACACTTTTCTCTTGGAAGAGGTTCAAAAGGAATTCAAGAATGAACTGAATGTCATTGGCCTCACTCATCATAAGAACTTGGTCCGTTTACTTGGATTTTGTGAGACTCAAGACGAAAGGTTGCTGGTTTATGAGTACATGAGCAATGGAACTTTAGCAAGTCTTGTTTTCAATGTGGAGAAACCAAGTTGGAAACTGAGGCTACAAATTGCAACTGGGGTTGCTAGAGGACTTCTATATCTGCATGAAGAGTGCAGCACACAGATCATCCATTGTGACATAAAGCCTCAAAACATACTCCTTGATGATTACTATAATGCAAGAATTTCAGACTTTGGATTGGCCAAGATTTTGAACATGAATCAGAGCAGAACCAACACTGCCATAAGGGGAACAAAAGGGTATGTTGCACTTGAATGGTTCAAAAACATGCCAATCACGGCCAAAGTGGATGTCTATAGTTATGGGGTGCTGCTACTTGAGATAGTTTCATGCAGAAAAAGTGTAGAATTTGAGGCAGATGAAGAGAAAGCAATCCTAACTGAATGGGCTTTTGACTGCTACACTGAAGGTGTTCTTCATGACTTGGTTGAGAATGACAAAGAGGCATTGGATGACATGAAGACCTTGGAGAAATTGGTGATGATTGCCCTTTGGTGTGTGCAAGAGGATCCTGGTCTTAGACCAACAATGAGAAATGTGACACAGATGCTTGAAGGTGTTGTTGAAGTCCAAATTCCACCATGCCCCTCCTCACAACTTAGTATTCAATGTTCTCTAGACTAA